One Dioscorea cayenensis subsp. rotundata cultivar TDr96_F1 chromosome 17, TDr96_F1_v2_PseudoChromosome.rev07_lg8_w22 25.fasta, whole genome shotgun sequence DNA window includes the following coding sequences:
- the LOC120280223 gene encoding LOW QUALITY PROTEIN: caffeoylshikimate esterase-like (The sequence of the model RefSeq protein was modified relative to this genomic sequence to represent the inferred CDS: deleted 3 bases in 2 codons), with product MAGETTRFFWGNEPSEDEYYAANGVINKQSYFESPHGRLFTQSFHPIGSAPSEPAPIKGLVFMTHGYGSDSGWLFQKIAISYATWGYAVYCADLLGHGRSDGLRCYLGDMEKVAAASLSFFSSVRTNHPSLPAFLFGESMGGAATLLMYLRSDPATWTGLIFSAPLFVIPDDMKPSKLHLFLYGLLLGFADTWAAMPDNKMVGKAIKDPDKLRVIASNPRRYTGKPRVGTMRELLRLCEYFKENFSKVTVPFLTAHGTDDGVTSPEGSKMLYEMASSEDKTLKLYEGMYHSLIQGEPDENSQRVLADMREWIDERVKRYGNGVLANGAVTDISS from the exons ATGGCGGGGGAAACGACGCGTTTCTTCTGGGGAAACGAGCCATCGGAAGACGAGTACTACGCCGCCAACGGCGTCATCAACAAGCAATCCTACTTCGAATCCCCTCACGGCCGTCTCTTCACCCAATCCTTCCACCCTATCGGCTCGGCTCCATCCGAGCCGGCTCCAATCAAAGGCTTAGTCTTCATGACTCACGGCTACGGCTCCGACTCCGGCTGGCTCTTCCAAAAAATCGCCATTTCCTACGCCACCTGGGGCTACGCCGTCTACTGCGCCGACCTCCTCGGCCACGGCCGCTCCGACGGCCTCCGCTGTTACCTCGGCGACATGGAAAAGGTCGCCGCCGcttctctctccttcttctcctccgtcCGTACGAACCATCCCTCCCTCCCGGCTTTCCTCTTCGGTGAGTCGATGGGTGGCGCCGCCACCCTCCTCATGTACCTCCGTTCAGATCCTGCCACGTGGACAGGG CTCATCTTCTCCGCTCCGCTCTTCGTCATCCCTGATGACATGAAGCCTTCCAAACTTCATCTCTTTCTTTACGGTCTCTTGCTTGGCTTTGCTGACACGTGGGCCGCCATGCCTGATAACAAGATGGTCGGAAAAGCCATTAAAGATCCCGATAAGCTTCGTGTTATTGCTTCTAATCCCCGGCGTTACACCGGCAAG CCTCGCGTTGGCACCATGAGAGAGCTTCTCCGGCTGTGTGAATACTTTAAGGAGAATTTCAGCAAGGTTACTGTTCCTTTCCTCACAGCTCATGGCACCGACGACGGCGTGACCTCGCCGGAGGGATCAAAGATGCTTTATGAGATGGCGAGTAGTGAGGATAAAACTTTGAAGCTTTACGAAGGGATGTATCATTCGTTGATCCAAGGCGAGCCTGATGAAAATAGTCAACGGGTTTTGGCCGACATGAGAGAGTGGATAGATGAACGTGTCAAACGTTACGGTAATGGTGTTCTTGCTAACGGCGCCGTTACTGATATTTCTTCTTAA